The following are encoded together in the Malaya genurostris strain Urasoe2022 chromosome 3, Malgen_1.1, whole genome shotgun sequence genome:
- the LOC131434990 gene encoding zinc finger CCCH domain-containing protein 18 isoform X1: MNNSKNVPIKMDSDDSRPGSSASNSSESDNPSSPGTTNATKTLEESTNARASRSRSRSRSRSRSNSRSRSGSRSRSGSRSHSNTPTLSPLGIKKDSPPSSPKNDDDAPSRSNTPSFRSAENSRHSIPPKSPRSRSGSPDDRYNRSRSGSKDSNRSGSSPKRHRRLSCHSSASNLSEKLKGEEISDCEIESDREDKDKSNDASSKIEDSDMPSGVSGVKDSLDMSHEDLSDVSLESENEPEEEKESDRESEKGECDDDDREEPPVIAEPEVEQEFESRENEKMKITDLRQKLEEKKNQLRNMEEKQPINGSSRGHDTALDGALLDSKTDEDALDFEAEEGECDPPKEAEKTESGRIPVQAPEGESRKSKNSDDELEEGEELEEGEVSDEDEKRPEETEPKPICRFYARGQCTWGMSCRFLHPGVTDKGNYTMFDMVRPVPISHQPPPYAAHPVIYPNDYRIERPPIHHMPPHHAVPYGGGVGGGLPPQVRPSEPVTESAWERGLRTAKEMMRKASKRKEQDIDFEDKKMNLSLTQDELEKDNYYTRGSPELSPPYGGRAVGSGNAYEFNAPPVTAKFTRAGPTFEEDQFGRTQRYRELPSHRMPQYEDEDPTKRRTRSTREVIVQRADEWSDPWMRSKSPGREKRSVRRERRSYSNSSSYSSSSSSSRSGSSSDSSRSPSPSTRRNRYDSHRSKESDRHTAHVRKVIRTRSPSASPKRAKYSPVRKTSPVVSKKRNPSPIPDKRIIEKAIATKRKKTSPVRKVSTDKRRKRSSSSGSGSSDSSDSGSESSYSSSSSTSSRGKNAVKKSKIPEKSSKTSQASKKSSDMKKSAGDSKPNAQVIPPSSAALEKAVASANASKKSSRREELLKQLRAVEEAIARKRTKIA, encoded by the exons ATGAATAATTCGAAAAATGTCC CCATCAAAATGGACAGTGACGATTCCAGACCAGGTTCGTCTGCATCTAACAGCTCTGAATCGGACAATCCGTCCAGTCCTGGTACAACAAATGCCACAAAAACACTGGAAGAAAGTACCAACGCCCGTGCTTCGCGTTCCCGTTCGCGATCAAGGTCCCGGTCGAGATCAAATTCACGGTCTCGGTCTGGTTCACGTTCAAGGTCGGGATCTCGATCGCATTCAAATACACCAACGTTGAGTCCCCTGGGCATAAAAAAGGATAGTCCGCCATCGAGTCCGAAAAACGACGATGATGCGCCATCGCGTTCCAATACGCCATCGTTTCGAAGCGCGGAAAATTCTCGTCACTCAATACCGCCGAAATCACCGCGTAGTCGCAGTGGTTCACCGGATGATCGATATAATCGATCGCGATCAGGTTCGAAAGACTCGAATCGATCGGGCAGTTCTCCTAAGAGGCATCGCCGTCTGTCCTGTCACTCCAGTGCTTCGAATCTTAGCGAAAAGCTAAAGGGCGAGGAGATTTCGGATTGTGAAATCGAATCGGACCGCGAGGATAAAGACAAGTCCAATGACGCTAGTAGCAAAATCGAAGACAGCGATATGCCTTCTGGGGTGAGCGGTGTTAAGGATTCTCTTGATATGAGTCATGAAGACTTGAGCGATGTTAGTTTGGAAAGCGAAAACGAACCAGAAGAAGAGAAGGAAAGTGATCGGGAGAGTGAAAAGGGTGAATGCGATGATGACGATCGCGAAGAACCTCCAGTTATAGCAGAGCCCGAGGTCGAGCAAGAATTTGAGTCACGGGAAaacgagaaaatgaaaataactgaTTTACGGCAGAAGTTGGAGGAAAAGAAAAATCAACTTCGAAACATGGAGGAAAAGCAACCAATTAATGGTTCTTCAAGAG GGCATGACACTGCACTTGATGGTGCTCTTCTTGACAGTAAAACTGACGAAGATGCATTGGACTTTGAGGCAGAGGAAGGGGAATGTGATCCGCCGAAGGAGGCGGAGAAAACTGAATCTGGTAGGATTCCGGTACAAGCTCCGGAAGGTGAGAGTAGAAAAAGCAAAAATTCCGACGATGAGTTGGAGGAAGGTGAAGAGTTAGAGGAAGGAGAAGTATCGGATGAGGATGAGAAGAGACCCGAGGAAACGGAACCGAAACCGATTTGTCGATTCTACGCTCGTGGCCAGTGTACTTGGGGTATGAGTTGTCGATTTTTGCACCCGGGCGTTACCGATAAAGGTAACTACACCATGTTCGATATGGTGCGCCCTGTCCCGATTTCACACCAACCGCCACCATATGCCGCTCATCCTGTCATTTACCCTAACGACTATCGCATCGAGAGACCGCCAATTCATCACATGCCACCGCATCATGCTGTTCCGTATGGCGGTGGTGTTGGTGGGGGTCTTCCACCACAAGTGCGACCATCCGAACCTGTAACAGAAAGTGCCTGGGAGCGAGGCCTGCGAACAGCAAAAGAAATGATGCGTAAAGCTAGTAAACGCAAAGAACAGGACATCGATTTTGAGGATAAAAAAATGAACCTTTCTTTAACACAGGATGAATTGGAAAAAGACAACTATTACACAAGAGGATCGCCAGAG TTATCGCCACCCTATGGGGGCCGCGCAGTGGGTAGTGGAAATGCATACGAATTCAACGCTCCTCCGGTCACTGCTAAGTTTACTCGAGCCGGACCAACATTCGAGGAAGATCAATTCGGCCGGACTCAACGTTATCGTGAGTTACCTTCACATCGTATGCCTCAGTACGAGGATGAGGATCCTACCAAACGGCGCACTCGTTCTACCCGCGAAGTTATAGTGCAACGAGCCGACGAGTGGAGTGATCCATGGATGCGTTCCAAATCGCCGGGTCGAGAGAAACGTTCAGTGCGTCGTGAACGACGAAGCTACAGCAACAGTTCATCGTACAGCAGTTCAAGCAGCAGCTCAAGATCTGGTTCCAGTTCGGATTCGAGTCGATCGCCTTCCCCCAGTACGCGACGCAATCGGTATGATAGTCACCGGTCAAAAGAAAGCGATCGCCACACTGCGCACGTTCGGAAAGTCATTCGCACTCGGTCACCCAGCGCAAGTCCGAAACGTGCTAAATACTCACCAG TTCGAAAGACATCGCCGGTTGTTTCGAAAAAACGCAATCCTTCTCCAATTCCCGATAAGCGAATCATCGAAAAAGCGATTGCAACTAAAAGGAAGAAG ACGTCACCTGTGCGCAAAGTCTCTACCGATAAACGGAGGAAGCGGTCCAGCTCGTCCGGCTCTGGATCTTCGGACTCGAGTGATTCAGGTTCGGAAAGCTCGTACTCGTCCAGTTCATCCACCTCATCAAGGGGAAAGAACGCTGTCAAGAAGTCCAAGATACCCGAAAAGTCCTCGAAGACGTCTCAAGCATCTAAGAAAT CGAGCGACATGAAAAAATCTGCCGGTGATTCAAAACCAAACGCTCAAGTCATTCCACCCTCCAGTGCGGCTCTAGAGAAAGCCGTGGCTAGTGCTAATGCATCGAAGAAGTCTTCCCGACGAGAAGAACTTCTTAAGCAATTGCGAGCGGTGGAAGAAGCGATTGCACGAAAACGAACCAAAATCGCTTAA
- the LOC131434990 gene encoding zinc finger CCCH domain-containing protein 18 isoform X2 produces MQAIKMDSDDSRPGSSASNSSESDNPSSPGTTNATKTLEESTNARASRSRSRSRSRSRSNSRSRSGSRSRSGSRSHSNTPTLSPLGIKKDSPPSSPKNDDDAPSRSNTPSFRSAENSRHSIPPKSPRSRSGSPDDRYNRSRSGSKDSNRSGSSPKRHRRLSCHSSASNLSEKLKGEEISDCEIESDREDKDKSNDASSKIEDSDMPSGVSGVKDSLDMSHEDLSDVSLESENEPEEEKESDRESEKGECDDDDREEPPVIAEPEVEQEFESRENEKMKITDLRQKLEEKKNQLRNMEEKQPINGSSRGHDTALDGALLDSKTDEDALDFEAEEGECDPPKEAEKTESGRIPVQAPEGESRKSKNSDDELEEGEELEEGEVSDEDEKRPEETEPKPICRFYARGQCTWGMSCRFLHPGVTDKGNYTMFDMVRPVPISHQPPPYAAHPVIYPNDYRIERPPIHHMPPHHAVPYGGGVGGGLPPQVRPSEPVTESAWERGLRTAKEMMRKASKRKEQDIDFEDKKMNLSLTQDELEKDNYYTRGSPELSPPYGGRAVGSGNAYEFNAPPVTAKFTRAGPTFEEDQFGRTQRYRELPSHRMPQYEDEDPTKRRTRSTREVIVQRADEWSDPWMRSKSPGREKRSVRRERRSYSNSSSYSSSSSSSRSGSSSDSSRSPSPSTRRNRYDSHRSKESDRHTAHVRKVIRTRSPSASPKRAKYSPVRKTSPVVSKKRNPSPIPDKRIIEKAIATKRKKTSPVRKVSTDKRRKRSSSSGSGSSDSSDSGSESSYSSSSSTSSRGKNAVKKSKIPEKSSKTSQASKKSSDMKKSAGDSKPNAQVIPPSSAALEKAVASANASKKSSRREELLKQLRAVEEAIARKRTKIA; encoded by the exons ATGCAAG CCATCAAAATGGACAGTGACGATTCCAGACCAGGTTCGTCTGCATCTAACAGCTCTGAATCGGACAATCCGTCCAGTCCTGGTACAACAAATGCCACAAAAACACTGGAAGAAAGTACCAACGCCCGTGCTTCGCGTTCCCGTTCGCGATCAAGGTCCCGGTCGAGATCAAATTCACGGTCTCGGTCTGGTTCACGTTCAAGGTCGGGATCTCGATCGCATTCAAATACACCAACGTTGAGTCCCCTGGGCATAAAAAAGGATAGTCCGCCATCGAGTCCGAAAAACGACGATGATGCGCCATCGCGTTCCAATACGCCATCGTTTCGAAGCGCGGAAAATTCTCGTCACTCAATACCGCCGAAATCACCGCGTAGTCGCAGTGGTTCACCGGATGATCGATATAATCGATCGCGATCAGGTTCGAAAGACTCGAATCGATCGGGCAGTTCTCCTAAGAGGCATCGCCGTCTGTCCTGTCACTCCAGTGCTTCGAATCTTAGCGAAAAGCTAAAGGGCGAGGAGATTTCGGATTGTGAAATCGAATCGGACCGCGAGGATAAAGACAAGTCCAATGACGCTAGTAGCAAAATCGAAGACAGCGATATGCCTTCTGGGGTGAGCGGTGTTAAGGATTCTCTTGATATGAGTCATGAAGACTTGAGCGATGTTAGTTTGGAAAGCGAAAACGAACCAGAAGAAGAGAAGGAAAGTGATCGGGAGAGTGAAAAGGGTGAATGCGATGATGACGATCGCGAAGAACCTCCAGTTATAGCAGAGCCCGAGGTCGAGCAAGAATTTGAGTCACGGGAAaacgagaaaatgaaaataactgaTTTACGGCAGAAGTTGGAGGAAAAGAAAAATCAACTTCGAAACATGGAGGAAAAGCAACCAATTAATGGTTCTTCAAGAG GGCATGACACTGCACTTGATGGTGCTCTTCTTGACAGTAAAACTGACGAAGATGCATTGGACTTTGAGGCAGAGGAAGGGGAATGTGATCCGCCGAAGGAGGCGGAGAAAACTGAATCTGGTAGGATTCCGGTACAAGCTCCGGAAGGTGAGAGTAGAAAAAGCAAAAATTCCGACGATGAGTTGGAGGAAGGTGAAGAGTTAGAGGAAGGAGAAGTATCGGATGAGGATGAGAAGAGACCCGAGGAAACGGAACCGAAACCGATTTGTCGATTCTACGCTCGTGGCCAGTGTACTTGGGGTATGAGTTGTCGATTTTTGCACCCGGGCGTTACCGATAAAGGTAACTACACCATGTTCGATATGGTGCGCCCTGTCCCGATTTCACACCAACCGCCACCATATGCCGCTCATCCTGTCATTTACCCTAACGACTATCGCATCGAGAGACCGCCAATTCATCACATGCCACCGCATCATGCTGTTCCGTATGGCGGTGGTGTTGGTGGGGGTCTTCCACCACAAGTGCGACCATCCGAACCTGTAACAGAAAGTGCCTGGGAGCGAGGCCTGCGAACAGCAAAAGAAATGATGCGTAAAGCTAGTAAACGCAAAGAACAGGACATCGATTTTGAGGATAAAAAAATGAACCTTTCTTTAACACAGGATGAATTGGAAAAAGACAACTATTACACAAGAGGATCGCCAGAG TTATCGCCACCCTATGGGGGCCGCGCAGTGGGTAGTGGAAATGCATACGAATTCAACGCTCCTCCGGTCACTGCTAAGTTTACTCGAGCCGGACCAACATTCGAGGAAGATCAATTCGGCCGGACTCAACGTTATCGTGAGTTACCTTCACATCGTATGCCTCAGTACGAGGATGAGGATCCTACCAAACGGCGCACTCGTTCTACCCGCGAAGTTATAGTGCAACGAGCCGACGAGTGGAGTGATCCATGGATGCGTTCCAAATCGCCGGGTCGAGAGAAACGTTCAGTGCGTCGTGAACGACGAAGCTACAGCAACAGTTCATCGTACAGCAGTTCAAGCAGCAGCTCAAGATCTGGTTCCAGTTCGGATTCGAGTCGATCGCCTTCCCCCAGTACGCGACGCAATCGGTATGATAGTCACCGGTCAAAAGAAAGCGATCGCCACACTGCGCACGTTCGGAAAGTCATTCGCACTCGGTCACCCAGCGCAAGTCCGAAACGTGCTAAATACTCACCAG TTCGAAAGACATCGCCGGTTGTTTCGAAAAAACGCAATCCTTCTCCAATTCCCGATAAGCGAATCATCGAAAAAGCGATTGCAACTAAAAGGAAGAAG ACGTCACCTGTGCGCAAAGTCTCTACCGATAAACGGAGGAAGCGGTCCAGCTCGTCCGGCTCTGGATCTTCGGACTCGAGTGATTCAGGTTCGGAAAGCTCGTACTCGTCCAGTTCATCCACCTCATCAAGGGGAAAGAACGCTGTCAAGAAGTCCAAGATACCCGAAAAGTCCTCGAAGACGTCTCAAGCATCTAAGAAAT CGAGCGACATGAAAAAATCTGCCGGTGATTCAAAACCAAACGCTCAAGTCATTCCACCCTCCAGTGCGGCTCTAGAGAAAGCCGTGGCTAGTGCTAATGCATCGAAGAAGTCTTCCCGACGAGAAGAACTTCTTAAGCAATTGCGAGCGGTGGAAGAAGCGATTGCACGAAAACGAACCAAAATCGCTTAA
- the LOC131434990 gene encoding zinc finger CCCH domain-containing protein 18 isoform X3, which yields MDSDDSRPGSSASNSSESDNPSSPGTTNATKTLEESTNARASRSRSRSRSRSRSNSRSRSGSRSRSGSRSHSNTPTLSPLGIKKDSPPSSPKNDDDAPSRSNTPSFRSAENSRHSIPPKSPRSRSGSPDDRYNRSRSGSKDSNRSGSSPKRHRRLSCHSSASNLSEKLKGEEISDCEIESDREDKDKSNDASSKIEDSDMPSGVSGVKDSLDMSHEDLSDVSLESENEPEEEKESDRESEKGECDDDDREEPPVIAEPEVEQEFESRENEKMKITDLRQKLEEKKNQLRNMEEKQPINGSSRGHDTALDGALLDSKTDEDALDFEAEEGECDPPKEAEKTESGRIPVQAPEGESRKSKNSDDELEEGEELEEGEVSDEDEKRPEETEPKPICRFYARGQCTWGMSCRFLHPGVTDKGNYTMFDMVRPVPISHQPPPYAAHPVIYPNDYRIERPPIHHMPPHHAVPYGGGVGGGLPPQVRPSEPVTESAWERGLRTAKEMMRKASKRKEQDIDFEDKKMNLSLTQDELEKDNYYTRGSPELSPPYGGRAVGSGNAYEFNAPPVTAKFTRAGPTFEEDQFGRTQRYRELPSHRMPQYEDEDPTKRRTRSTREVIVQRADEWSDPWMRSKSPGREKRSVRRERRSYSNSSSYSSSSSSSRSGSSSDSSRSPSPSTRRNRYDSHRSKESDRHTAHVRKVIRTRSPSASPKRAKYSPVRKTSPVVSKKRNPSPIPDKRIIEKAIATKRKKTSPVRKVSTDKRRKRSSSSGSGSSDSSDSGSESSYSSSSSTSSRGKNAVKKSKIPEKSSKTSQASKKSSDMKKSAGDSKPNAQVIPPSSAALEKAVASANASKKSSRREELLKQLRAVEEAIARKRTKIA from the exons ATGGACAGTGACGATTCCAGACCAGGTTCGTCTGCATCTAACAGCTCTGAATCGGACAATCCGTCCAGTCCTGGTACAACAAATGCCACAAAAACACTGGAAGAAAGTACCAACGCCCGTGCTTCGCGTTCCCGTTCGCGATCAAGGTCCCGGTCGAGATCAAATTCACGGTCTCGGTCTGGTTCACGTTCAAGGTCGGGATCTCGATCGCATTCAAATACACCAACGTTGAGTCCCCTGGGCATAAAAAAGGATAGTCCGCCATCGAGTCCGAAAAACGACGATGATGCGCCATCGCGTTCCAATACGCCATCGTTTCGAAGCGCGGAAAATTCTCGTCACTCAATACCGCCGAAATCACCGCGTAGTCGCAGTGGTTCACCGGATGATCGATATAATCGATCGCGATCAGGTTCGAAAGACTCGAATCGATCGGGCAGTTCTCCTAAGAGGCATCGCCGTCTGTCCTGTCACTCCAGTGCTTCGAATCTTAGCGAAAAGCTAAAGGGCGAGGAGATTTCGGATTGTGAAATCGAATCGGACCGCGAGGATAAAGACAAGTCCAATGACGCTAGTAGCAAAATCGAAGACAGCGATATGCCTTCTGGGGTGAGCGGTGTTAAGGATTCTCTTGATATGAGTCATGAAGACTTGAGCGATGTTAGTTTGGAAAGCGAAAACGAACCAGAAGAAGAGAAGGAAAGTGATCGGGAGAGTGAAAAGGGTGAATGCGATGATGACGATCGCGAAGAACCTCCAGTTATAGCAGAGCCCGAGGTCGAGCAAGAATTTGAGTCACGGGAAaacgagaaaatgaaaataactgaTTTACGGCAGAAGTTGGAGGAAAAGAAAAATCAACTTCGAAACATGGAGGAAAAGCAACCAATTAATGGTTCTTCAAGAG GGCATGACACTGCACTTGATGGTGCTCTTCTTGACAGTAAAACTGACGAAGATGCATTGGACTTTGAGGCAGAGGAAGGGGAATGTGATCCGCCGAAGGAGGCGGAGAAAACTGAATCTGGTAGGATTCCGGTACAAGCTCCGGAAGGTGAGAGTAGAAAAAGCAAAAATTCCGACGATGAGTTGGAGGAAGGTGAAGAGTTAGAGGAAGGAGAAGTATCGGATGAGGATGAGAAGAGACCCGAGGAAACGGAACCGAAACCGATTTGTCGATTCTACGCTCGTGGCCAGTGTACTTGGGGTATGAGTTGTCGATTTTTGCACCCGGGCGTTACCGATAAAGGTAACTACACCATGTTCGATATGGTGCGCCCTGTCCCGATTTCACACCAACCGCCACCATATGCCGCTCATCCTGTCATTTACCCTAACGACTATCGCATCGAGAGACCGCCAATTCATCACATGCCACCGCATCATGCTGTTCCGTATGGCGGTGGTGTTGGTGGGGGTCTTCCACCACAAGTGCGACCATCCGAACCTGTAACAGAAAGTGCCTGGGAGCGAGGCCTGCGAACAGCAAAAGAAATGATGCGTAAAGCTAGTAAACGCAAAGAACAGGACATCGATTTTGAGGATAAAAAAATGAACCTTTCTTTAACACAGGATGAATTGGAAAAAGACAACTATTACACAAGAGGATCGCCAGAG TTATCGCCACCCTATGGGGGCCGCGCAGTGGGTAGTGGAAATGCATACGAATTCAACGCTCCTCCGGTCACTGCTAAGTTTACTCGAGCCGGACCAACATTCGAGGAAGATCAATTCGGCCGGACTCAACGTTATCGTGAGTTACCTTCACATCGTATGCCTCAGTACGAGGATGAGGATCCTACCAAACGGCGCACTCGTTCTACCCGCGAAGTTATAGTGCAACGAGCCGACGAGTGGAGTGATCCATGGATGCGTTCCAAATCGCCGGGTCGAGAGAAACGTTCAGTGCGTCGTGAACGACGAAGCTACAGCAACAGTTCATCGTACAGCAGTTCAAGCAGCAGCTCAAGATCTGGTTCCAGTTCGGATTCGAGTCGATCGCCTTCCCCCAGTACGCGACGCAATCGGTATGATAGTCACCGGTCAAAAGAAAGCGATCGCCACACTGCGCACGTTCGGAAAGTCATTCGCACTCGGTCACCCAGCGCAAGTCCGAAACGTGCTAAATACTCACCAG TTCGAAAGACATCGCCGGTTGTTTCGAAAAAACGCAATCCTTCTCCAATTCCCGATAAGCGAATCATCGAAAAAGCGATTGCAACTAAAAGGAAGAAG ACGTCACCTGTGCGCAAAGTCTCTACCGATAAACGGAGGAAGCGGTCCAGCTCGTCCGGCTCTGGATCTTCGGACTCGAGTGATTCAGGTTCGGAAAGCTCGTACTCGTCCAGTTCATCCACCTCATCAAGGGGAAAGAACGCTGTCAAGAAGTCCAAGATACCCGAAAAGTCCTCGAAGACGTCTCAAGCATCTAAGAAAT CGAGCGACATGAAAAAATCTGCCGGTGATTCAAAACCAAACGCTCAAGTCATTCCACCCTCCAGTGCGGCTCTAGAGAAAGCCGTGGCTAGTGCTAATGCATCGAAGAAGTCTTCCCGACGAGAAGAACTTCTTAAGCAATTGCGAGCGGTGGAAGAAGCGATTGCACGAAAACGAACCAAAATCGCTTAA